In a single window of the Jaculus jaculus isolate mJacJac1 chromosome 9, mJacJac1.mat.Y.cur, whole genome shotgun sequence genome:
- the Eme1 gene encoding crossover junction endonuclease EME1 isoform X1 yields MSPCISSLSIFQLTGQHVLMALTKSSLSLVSSESDSEELPTFTFLKRKPSSTERSKPPREGRIVVVDTSGSEASCPPSPGLKDVSSVPDTAGTLTHTEPVRVLSSESESEELFIPLAERLTCKFLTSKQPSPEEWSSPLRTVLGHQNSESASCDWKKQPCPEISDISLGTSERKAAAGDQDSILDNLYHQPPAYQSTCLPQSNELSVTRTNSDLPLPQKRARHGQKVQRRRSRECQQQEQAHRRKSTPRQQGKEKKTALANQLKAQRPEECLKHITVVLDPALLQMEGGGQLLGALQSMECCCAIEAQAVPCSVTWRRRTGLVEDGEDWVEEPTLLVLLLTKDFVSMVYNSKQGGPGSGEKGKETLQGFVTDVMARTGGKALSLVIVDQEGCFRTQNPLRRKKQGMANKQPKEKQRQRPEPSTGCMVSRVRMEEALVDLQLHTEAQARIVQSWKELADLTCAFTKAVAETPFKKLRDQSGFSFCLESDWAGGAKVDRTGRGLALVWRRQIQQLNRVSLETASAIVDAYPSPRLLVQAYRRCFSEQERQNLLADIQVRRGEGVTSTSRRVGPELSRQIYLQMTTMQPDLSLDSAD; encoded by the exons ATGTCACCATGTATCTCATCCCTTTCCATTTTCCAGTTGACTGGGCAGCATGTACTGATGGCTCTGACCAAGTCCTCACTCTCACTGGTTTCCTCCGAGAGTGACTCAGAGGAGTTGCCCACATTTACCTTTCTGAAGAGAAAACCATCTTCCACCGAGAGGAGTAAGCCTCCGAGGGAGGGCAGGATCGTAGTGGTCGACACCTCAGGTTCTGAGGCCTCCTGTCCCCCGTCGCCGGGGTTGAAAGATGTGTCATCTGTCCCAGACACAGCCGGAACTCTCACCCACACGGAGCCCGTGCGAGTGCTAagcagtgagagtgagagtgaagaGCTCTTCATTCCCTTGGCTGAGAGGCTTACGTGTAAGTTTCTGACGAGCAAGCAGCCGAGCCCCGAGGAGTGGAGCTCCCCCCTTAGGACTGTTCTAGGTCATCAAAATAGTGAGAGTGCATCTTGTGACTGGAAGAAGCAGCCATGTCCAGAGATTTCTGACATTTCACTCGGCACCTCAGAGAGGAAGGCAGCAGCAGGTGACCAGGACTCTATCTTGGACAACCTCTACCATCAGCCTCCAGCCTACCAGTCCACGTGCCTGCCCCAGAGCAATGAGTTGTCCGTGACCAGAACAAATTCTGACCTCCCCCTACCccagaagagagccaggcatggccagaAGGTCCAGAGAAGAAGGTCTCGGGAATGCCAGCAGCAGGAACAGGCACATCGGAGGAAAAGCACCCCGAGACAAcagggaaaagagaagaagacAGCCCTGGCCAACCAGCTGAAAGCCCAGAGGCCAGAGGAATGCCTCAAGCACATCACGGTGGTGCTGGACCCAG CGCTCTTACAGATGGAAGGTGGGGGACAGCTCCTCGGAGCCCTGCAGTCCATGGAGTGCTGCTGTGCGATTGAAGCGCAGGCCGTGCCGTGCAGTGTCACGTGGAGGAGGAGGACGGGGCTGGTGGAG GATGGAGAGGACTGGGTGGAAGAGCCAACACTCCTGGTGCTGCTTCTGACAAAGGATTTTGTGTCCATGGTGTACAACTCAAAGCAG GGAGGTCCGGGAAGtggtgagaaaggaaaggagacacTACAGGGCTTCGTAACCGACGTCATGGCAAGGACAGGGGGGAAAGCACTGTCACTGGTGATTGTGGACCAGGAGGGATGCTTCAG GACTCAGAATCCTCtgaggagaaagaaacagggaaTGGCAAATAAACAGCCTAAGGAGAAGCAGCGGCAGAGACCTGAGCCCAGCACAGGGTGCATGGTGTCCAGGGTACGTATGGAAGAG GCATTGGTGGATCTGCAGCTGCACACAGAGGCCCAGGCTCGGATTGTGCAGAGTTGGAAAGAGCTGGCCGACTTGACCTGCGCATTCACAAAGGCTGTGGCAGAAACACCCTTCAA GAAGCTCCGAGATCAGAGCGGCTTCTCCTTCTGCCTGGAGAGCGACTGGGCTGGGGGGGCGAAGGTGGACCGCACTGGCCGGGGACTTGCACTGGTCTGGAGGAGGCAGATTCAGCAGCTGAACCGAGTCAGCCTGGAAACAGCCAGTGCCATCGTGGATGCCTATCCTTCGCCACGGCTCCTTGTGCAG GCTTATCGGCGGTGCTTTTCAGAGCAAGAACGCCAAAATTTGCTGGCAGACATACAAGTGCGCCGTGGGGAGGGTGTGACATCCACCTCCCGTCGTGTCGGGCCAGAGCTGTCCAGACAGATCTACCTTCAGATGACCACAATGCAGCCAGATCTTTCCTTAGACAGTGCTGACTGA
- the Eme1 gene encoding crossover junction endonuclease EME1 isoform X3, whose translation MALTKSSLSLVSSESDSEELPTFTFLKRKPSSTERSKPPREGRIVVVDTSGSEASCPPSPGLKDVSSVPDTAGTLTHTEPVRVLSSESESEELFIPLAERLTCKFLTSKQPSPEEWSSPLRTVLGHQNSESASCDWKKQPCPEISDISLGTSERKAAAGDQDSILDNLYHQPPAYQSTCLPQSNELSVTRTNSDLPLPQKRARHGQKVQRRRSRECQQQEQAHRRKSTPRQQGKEKKTALANQLKAQRPEECLKHITVVLDPALLQMEGGGQLLGALQSMECCCAIEAQAVPCSVTWRRRTGLVEDGEDWVEEPTLLVLLLTKDFVSMVYNSKQGGPGSGEKGKETLQGFVTDVMARTGGKALSLVIVDQEGCFRTQNPLRRKKQGMANKQPKEKQRQRPEPSTGCMVSRVRMEEALVDLQLHTEAQARIVQSWKELADLTCAFTKAVAETPFKKLRDQSGFSFCLESDWAGGAKVDRTGRGLALVWRRQIQQLNRVSLETASAIVDAYPSPRLLVQAYRRCFSEQERQNLLADIQVRRGEGVTSTSRRVGPELSRQIYLQMTTMQPDLSLDSAD comes from the exons ATGGCTCTGACCAAGTCCTCACTCTCACTGGTTTCCTCCGAGAGTGACTCAGAGGAGTTGCCCACATTTACCTTTCTGAAGAGAAAACCATCTTCCACCGAGAGGAGTAAGCCTCCGAGGGAGGGCAGGATCGTAGTGGTCGACACCTCAGGTTCTGAGGCCTCCTGTCCCCCGTCGCCGGGGTTGAAAGATGTGTCATCTGTCCCAGACACAGCCGGAACTCTCACCCACACGGAGCCCGTGCGAGTGCTAagcagtgagagtgagagtgaagaGCTCTTCATTCCCTTGGCTGAGAGGCTTACGTGTAAGTTTCTGACGAGCAAGCAGCCGAGCCCCGAGGAGTGGAGCTCCCCCCTTAGGACTGTTCTAGGTCATCAAAATAGTGAGAGTGCATCTTGTGACTGGAAGAAGCAGCCATGTCCAGAGATTTCTGACATTTCACTCGGCACCTCAGAGAGGAAGGCAGCAGCAGGTGACCAGGACTCTATCTTGGACAACCTCTACCATCAGCCTCCAGCCTACCAGTCCACGTGCCTGCCCCAGAGCAATGAGTTGTCCGTGACCAGAACAAATTCTGACCTCCCCCTACCccagaagagagccaggcatggccagaAGGTCCAGAGAAGAAGGTCTCGGGAATGCCAGCAGCAGGAACAGGCACATCGGAGGAAAAGCACCCCGAGACAAcagggaaaagagaagaagacAGCCCTGGCCAACCAGCTGAAAGCCCAGAGGCCAGAGGAATGCCTCAAGCACATCACGGTGGTGCTGGACCCAG CGCTCTTACAGATGGAAGGTGGGGGACAGCTCCTCGGAGCCCTGCAGTCCATGGAGTGCTGCTGTGCGATTGAAGCGCAGGCCGTGCCGTGCAGTGTCACGTGGAGGAGGAGGACGGGGCTGGTGGAG GATGGAGAGGACTGGGTGGAAGAGCCAACACTCCTGGTGCTGCTTCTGACAAAGGATTTTGTGTCCATGGTGTACAACTCAAAGCAG GGAGGTCCGGGAAGtggtgagaaaggaaaggagacacTACAGGGCTTCGTAACCGACGTCATGGCAAGGACAGGGGGGAAAGCACTGTCACTGGTGATTGTGGACCAGGAGGGATGCTTCAG GACTCAGAATCCTCtgaggagaaagaaacagggaaTGGCAAATAAACAGCCTAAGGAGAAGCAGCGGCAGAGACCTGAGCCCAGCACAGGGTGCATGGTGTCCAGGGTACGTATGGAAGAG GCATTGGTGGATCTGCAGCTGCACACAGAGGCCCAGGCTCGGATTGTGCAGAGTTGGAAAGAGCTGGCCGACTTGACCTGCGCATTCACAAAGGCTGTGGCAGAAACACCCTTCAA GAAGCTCCGAGATCAGAGCGGCTTCTCCTTCTGCCTGGAGAGCGACTGGGCTGGGGGGGCGAAGGTGGACCGCACTGGCCGGGGACTTGCACTGGTCTGGAGGAGGCAGATTCAGCAGCTGAACCGAGTCAGCCTGGAAACAGCCAGTGCCATCGTGGATGCCTATCCTTCGCCACGGCTCCTTGTGCAG GCTTATCGGCGGTGCTTTTCAGAGCAAGAACGCCAAAATTTGCTGGCAGACATACAAGTGCGCCGTGGGGAGGGTGTGACATCCACCTCCCGTCGTGTCGGGCCAGAGCTGTCCAGACAGATCTACCTTCAGATGACCACAATGCAGCCAGATCTTTCCTTAGACAGTGCTGACTGA
- the Eme1 gene encoding crossover junction endonuclease EME1 isoform X2, with the protein MSPCISSLSIFQLTGQHVLMALTKSSLSLVSSESDSEELPTFTFLKRKPSSTERSKPPREGRIVVVDTSGSEASCPPSPGLKDVSSVPDTAGTLTHTEPVRVLSSESESEELFIPLAERLTCKFLTSKQPSPEEWSSPLRTVLGHQNSESASCDWKKQPCPEISDISLGTSERKAAAGDQDSILDNLYHQPPAYQSTCLPQSNELSVTRTNSDLPLPQKRARHGQKVQRRRSRECQQQEQAHRRKSTPRQQGKEKKTALANQLKAQRPEECLKHITVVLDPALLQMEGGGQLLGALQSMECCCAIEAQAVPCSVTWRRRTGLVEDGEDWVEEPTLLVLLLTKDFVSMVYNSKQGGPGSGEKGKETLQGFVTDVMARTGGKALSLVIVDQEGCFRTQNPLRRKKQGMANKQPKEKQRQRPEPSTGCMVSRALVDLQLHTEAQARIVQSWKELADLTCAFTKAVAETPFKKLRDQSGFSFCLESDWAGGAKVDRTGRGLALVWRRQIQQLNRVSLETASAIVDAYPSPRLLVQAYRRCFSEQERQNLLADIQVRRGEGVTSTSRRVGPELSRQIYLQMTTMQPDLSLDSAD; encoded by the exons ATGTCACCATGTATCTCATCCCTTTCCATTTTCCAGTTGACTGGGCAGCATGTACTGATGGCTCTGACCAAGTCCTCACTCTCACTGGTTTCCTCCGAGAGTGACTCAGAGGAGTTGCCCACATTTACCTTTCTGAAGAGAAAACCATCTTCCACCGAGAGGAGTAAGCCTCCGAGGGAGGGCAGGATCGTAGTGGTCGACACCTCAGGTTCTGAGGCCTCCTGTCCCCCGTCGCCGGGGTTGAAAGATGTGTCATCTGTCCCAGACACAGCCGGAACTCTCACCCACACGGAGCCCGTGCGAGTGCTAagcagtgagagtgagagtgaagaGCTCTTCATTCCCTTGGCTGAGAGGCTTACGTGTAAGTTTCTGACGAGCAAGCAGCCGAGCCCCGAGGAGTGGAGCTCCCCCCTTAGGACTGTTCTAGGTCATCAAAATAGTGAGAGTGCATCTTGTGACTGGAAGAAGCAGCCATGTCCAGAGATTTCTGACATTTCACTCGGCACCTCAGAGAGGAAGGCAGCAGCAGGTGACCAGGACTCTATCTTGGACAACCTCTACCATCAGCCTCCAGCCTACCAGTCCACGTGCCTGCCCCAGAGCAATGAGTTGTCCGTGACCAGAACAAATTCTGACCTCCCCCTACCccagaagagagccaggcatggccagaAGGTCCAGAGAAGAAGGTCTCGGGAATGCCAGCAGCAGGAACAGGCACATCGGAGGAAAAGCACCCCGAGACAAcagggaaaagagaagaagacAGCCCTGGCCAACCAGCTGAAAGCCCAGAGGCCAGAGGAATGCCTCAAGCACATCACGGTGGTGCTGGACCCAG CGCTCTTACAGATGGAAGGTGGGGGACAGCTCCTCGGAGCCCTGCAGTCCATGGAGTGCTGCTGTGCGATTGAAGCGCAGGCCGTGCCGTGCAGTGTCACGTGGAGGAGGAGGACGGGGCTGGTGGAG GATGGAGAGGACTGGGTGGAAGAGCCAACACTCCTGGTGCTGCTTCTGACAAAGGATTTTGTGTCCATGGTGTACAACTCAAAGCAG GGAGGTCCGGGAAGtggtgagaaaggaaaggagacacTACAGGGCTTCGTAACCGACGTCATGGCAAGGACAGGGGGGAAAGCACTGTCACTGGTGATTGTGGACCAGGAGGGATGCTTCAG GACTCAGAATCCTCtgaggagaaagaaacagggaaTGGCAAATAAACAGCCTAAGGAGAAGCAGCGGCAGAGACCTGAGCCCAGCACAGGGTGCATGGTGTCCAGG GCATTGGTGGATCTGCAGCTGCACACAGAGGCCCAGGCTCGGATTGTGCAGAGTTGGAAAGAGCTGGCCGACTTGACCTGCGCATTCACAAAGGCTGTGGCAGAAACACCCTTCAA GAAGCTCCGAGATCAGAGCGGCTTCTCCTTCTGCCTGGAGAGCGACTGGGCTGGGGGGGCGAAGGTGGACCGCACTGGCCGGGGACTTGCACTGGTCTGGAGGAGGCAGATTCAGCAGCTGAACCGAGTCAGCCTGGAAACAGCCAGTGCCATCGTGGATGCCTATCCTTCGCCACGGCTCCTTGTGCAG GCTTATCGGCGGTGCTTTTCAGAGCAAGAACGCCAAAATTTGCTGGCAGACATACAAGTGCGCCGTGGGGAGGGTGTGACATCCACCTCCCGTCGTGTCGGGCCAGAGCTGTCCAGACAGATCTACCTTCAGATGACCACAATGCAGCCAGATCTTTCCTTAGACAGTGCTGACTGA